One segment of Mycoplasmopsis glycophila DNA contains the following:
- a CDS encoding ribonuclease J, protein MNPTRIIPLGGVEEIGKSTLLIEHENRIFIIDSGIKFADTFNTGVKGIIPSYEYLNQPGKTIEGLFITHGHEDHIGGVIYLVQQTKLKKIFAPRIAIQYLKAKFEENKINKNIEFIEIEKEDVHHFENDCKVDFWTAQHSIPDAFGVRVTTPNGSLLFTGDFRFDYTPIGNYCDFRRLDEIGKEGLTALFSDSTNAMRPEHSPSESDILTDIEKHMRNAKRKIIVTAFASNLTRVKVIIELAAKMNKKVITFGRSMIQGIKIGHKLGYINVDNDVLIDKKQLPNVKESDLVIITTGSQGEQLAALSRMSYGKHATVKIAKGDVVIFSSSPIPGNRMVVELLINRLYKLGAIIKENGPDGYLHTSGHAYKWEHDKIFQLTKPKYFLPYHGEYRMSMVHGQTAIENGVDPKNVLIIKKGQVYNMLNREIFETNEKVDFGPIYIDGNSILSLSNEILKERARLKDSGFVNIVFVIDKEKNTIVGRPTIVTRGSFFVKTSKKLIEETKRVAHGAVLYHIKNFENWSKDELEKIIVDRLYALFYKEKRREPVIVPTIIYLNEPKDEILGDLKINFTNNKIDLNPNGDSSKDKNTQTTNKTSQNNKKLNIKNSQKKTLELVRQSIFGDVENDEFDIDEEDEI, encoded by the coding sequence ATGAATCCAACACGTATTATACCGTTAGGTGGGGTTGAAGAAATTGGTAAATCAACTCTTTTAATTGAGCACGAAAATAGAATTTTCATTATCGATTCTGGTATTAAATTCGCAGATACATTTAATACAGGTGTTAAAGGTATCATTCCTAGCTATGAATATCTTAATCAACCTGGTAAAACAATTGAAGGTTTATTTATAACACATGGACACGAGGATCATATCGGTGGTGTTATTTATTTAGTTCAACAAACCAAATTAAAAAAGATTTTCGCACCAAGAATTGCTATTCAATATCTTAAAGCTAAATTTGAAGAAAATAAAATTAATAAAAACATTGAGTTTATCGAAATTGAGAAAGAAGATGTTCATCACTTTGAAAATGATTGTAAAGTAGATTTTTGAACAGCACAACACTCTATTCCTGATGCATTTGGTGTGAGGGTAACGACTCCAAATGGAAGTTTATTATTTACAGGTGATTTCCGTTTTGATTACACTCCAATTGGTAATTATTGTGACTTTAGAAGATTAGATGAAATTGGTAAAGAAGGTTTAACTGCACTTTTCAGTGACTCAACAAACGCAATGAGACCAGAACACTCACCAAGTGAAAGTGACATTTTAACAGATATTGAAAAACATATGCGTAATGCTAAACGCAAAATTATCGTAACTGCTTTTGCTTCTAACTTAACCAGAGTAAAGGTTATTATTGAATTAGCTGCGAAAATGAATAAAAAAGTTATCACTTTTGGACGTTCAATGATCCAAGGAATTAAAATTGGTCATAAATTAGGTTATATTAATGTTGATAATGATGTTTTAATTGATAAAAAACAACTCCCTAACGTCAAAGAAAGTGATTTAGTAATCATTACAACCGGGTCACAGGGAGAGCAATTAGCTGCTCTTTCACGTATGAGTTATGGTAAACATGCTACTGTTAAAATTGCTAAAGGGGATGTTGTGATCTTTTCTTCTAGCCCGATTCCTGGTAATAGAATGGTAGTAGAACTTCTTATTAACCGTCTTTATAAATTAGGTGCAATTATCAAAGAAAATGGCCCAGACGGTTACTTACATACATCAGGTCATGCTTACAAGTGAGAGCACGATAAGATTTTCCAACTTACTAAACCAAAATATTTCTTACCTTATCATGGTGAATATCGTATGAGCATGGTTCATGGACAAACAGCTATTGAAAATGGAGTTGACCCTAAAAATGTTTTAATTATTAAAAAAGGTCAAGTTTACAATATGCTTAATCGAGAAATTTTTGAAACTAATGAAAAAGTTGATTTTGGACCAATTTATATTGATGGAAATTCTATTTTAAGTTTATCTAATGAAATCTTAAAAGAAAGAGCAAGACTAAAAGATAGCGGTTTTGTCAATATTGTTTTTGTAATCGATAAAGAAAAAAACACAATTGTCGGACGTCCAACAATTGTCACACGTGGTAGTTTTTTTGTTAAAACTTCTAAAAAACTTATTGAAGAAACCAAAAGAGTTGCTCACGGAGCAGTTTTATACCACATTAAAAATTTCGAAAACTGAAGCAAAGACGAACTGGAGAAAATTATTGTGGATCGTCTTTATGCATTATTTTACAAAGAAAAAAGAAGAGAACCAGTTATTGTTCCAACAATTATCTACTTAAATGAACCTAAAGATGAAATTTTAGGTGATCTTAAAATTAATTTCACTAATAATAAAATTGATTTAAATCCAAATGGAGATTCAAGTAAAGATAAAAATACGCAAACAACAAATAAAACTTCTCAAAATAATAAAAAACTTAATATTAAAAATTCACAAAAGAAAACGCTTGAACTTGTTCGCCAATCAATCTTTGGTGATGTTGAAAACGACGAATTCGATATCGATGAAGAAGATGAAATTTAA
- a CDS encoding lipoprotein 17-related variable surface protein, giving the protein MNKKNIFKLLGATLSSTVFLITSSGLVPIYMGKDTTDTKYDSFFYEDTDIYSHSRYSPYGSWDGSSDYRFEGYNGTQNFVTVGDTTITNNRDPRFLDTNYIDRFSKESNWVDPKSLDGKKRKWKLIYHKQQPASFRDNRYLGGFYFSEDMILADNSVIKFSFYPADINEIDYANVSTREIPVSWTNLPTNKDYTFINPLYSQNPYFEDRWQNIVNWVNPENTSTAGAAGYNNNSEIRLRGLWSNSAYPWTAEELAVAEKNGLTRDNRSVIANRLINDPVTSLGRGNPGFYHKSTKKINNFDNGKVAARLKQDGLYDEELLKNDGDGFWNLLNQNAGYMFTFFIDAPNARNKGWLNNVVVVEFETVENPNFQWNGKNSVPTFLGGAYTLFDVGFNSGFEGESGFIIRSKRAKSTQYKFRIKERVESSDSNFYLPKSFKRREDNEIDNKLYEVGVYYTNQSGTEIKLFDLDRNQYNKINNAREYYSEYNLNSVLDNINPNSLKIKATIKDPNFRNQWQIAEAQLSSTNKDPQGFYVFNDLVYTPLVTDRLKIEQMLQTEFPNLSGWVSDLVQKFISNEFKSRGENKSESDVWFNDHENASIPDDKKYVNTFMKLLRRMIPMIQFAAEVDETYYSDTNKELSSDENKLISQLNFAYSSTQNLKDMIVKLHEFLSNGKNALKNNQPLPEGQKAATEWGFKLTDILGIDHQTYDQEVAKLDGYKVIDNTASGNIYNIATSEFKNTYSELYETLSEDEKNNLYKLFKDKAIQIINNQFTSTASNGGIDNLIETDSTQNLNKLREFQATVADAIQKRKYLNNYIDWIKKNLKTSAGEWKETASKNTLSTRQGEEGQEEYNKFIDAFDNAEYQQIFLNDPTKEFLSNYDKFNKFKTKLESGLTTLTEALKTLDGNKNQAKKAVNSFVFVESNETERQGFDTFVNELPSNYEVNNGVITNTNWTSNNEKLANQINTLFAKAKSNLTTKLNQLTDLTEQERNKYIQLVTDAQINPISEEFSKFGNDANLKLIHDKAVLTNHIRSLTNLTDKQKQALIDQINITDTNDSNYLSPENYETFKTNATNLDKQMKALKEYYDGLPNSLKPNENREITDELYVYERTKSEKDNYKNLIEKTKTVIDDSAKTPITNSKEIETLLSDLEKAKSKLDGSSSYLPRQNELQHMTVELKQQLLKEIDKTITDDSEKEKRFTFIKALDQAIGLELKKIKEWQTNYVVDTNVGYKNAIDSLKTAADNLTTELIAGFNLKLADGNENKDKFNQVEQEDPNNYSGLFDKAFANFKALKAKLETLKSKLDESTRLYNLTINHTNKKPELFATNVAKNYTNDKTPFTVAIIGDQPEAVIKNIEIVSANDVEGKLEITYEIVSTKTKLTDVKTKVQTYVFKAETNDNYQTEKQRLNTIANSINKDQSKINHSFTVANELANSETAKNKDNYSYPSATSEKLTFDITSINPEADYERSTLNFTLTSTKSKGDLFWRSDNNLENITYTAPQSDANSVMITGFKNVEKDRLDGLSGYLIDRIKKSEILASKVNLDDLNTDKWTWSPEVDGEYTFADKRIVSYDDITGEIELGFKLESTKDNLQVIKSDEKIVTISGFRTKAEQDKIDREAEKKRLNNLNVTLDYKNKTTTLPSEAVIEKVTAAIKETDPEARVVIDSIDARHEIDGYIGIKYHLVSEKSDEIYKNVTSDNKYVQIKGFKTEQMRLDEIIKNLEIEAGIKNVASDQYNKWTASKSLKDLILNKLASNQDASYNLKVVDKSANDNTGEISYTWQIVSNRGVVNSQNLNTVTSSSKHNKSGTLNGFKNLAQIEKERLDALDFTDKVENGVLYNIDYPNKANEQASSLTDATTNWTWDTFNKDNYKFINQQIIGYNDLTGEIHLSFQIKSTKPEFSSVVSNTKEIILSGFETELQRLNKLVDTNPYNISLNSTVNTKNQKASTLNKDSFSASVKENGDSTSNHISDLLLTDANDNTGQVGVKYKLISNRQVNTDQNDLKKLVSNWKETFNEQKVISKESNPVNFEGFLTNTKEEEIRIEGLLPQIVLDFENRNKYLPLYNQSDVIASKVIVKLNNNETLEQNHMKIKENSLTIIDTERDDREGYIKVTYTLQSTKEGLENAEIVVNETRSANTNKLSGFKTELQRLTDLAFDFANSISDKNQKQASDTTIAISNLSQNDAKTANITINNKTRDDRNGTLSGTYSVYSTREGLNDIHVDDKAFTIDGFLTEQARIDALLTNDAIQAHVEYKLDNQAEILPSELLANKEDVLNNLSTYFETNLDNEAINQANLKIIDLTANDIDGSISFKYKIASTKENLTDIESASSETITLSGFLNQLDKYKKEAKKIVDALDNLSENEKAQFKDNIDKSATKEEVDNIIDKAKITDLINQIDKTYPYLNPKQKADLKDSLINESDYNQVLKNFEKYSSINDKMKKLNDLINHYDQLIADQSNVKYHRADDKTEFDRILNKAKELSQSTTDNGLDNNQFNLDNLIDNHTNKDSLDGAYQRLNGKEVDLIEKIKANDYLTNNEKTQLIAQVNKVAENNKTNNIEQEQKALDKIQNQMDDIQKQKQALIDYVNQDVINNQSNLINQSQKDHLINQIKNSDLNEAKTNKDIADQLNNLLNQIKELTDKYPDVVNSYKYQRADQDKKDAYDKAIDNGKKLINNETPNGYNSPNTSVAETQEILDKIKQTFKAIDDEAKKINDLYEKLNAKIIEYQKDVDNKELPKEIQDILDELVNYGEDINGINKLIELIEQGKLLKSLHEQWNNSDVKNPDTEKAIQDLNAKINSITELINLVKSSNLNSKLDTSKDFVLNHNQYNLNFAEAEISYFDALKNIDKTKFIEATNKLEQLNQTKFVEFANSILNTSYFDTYKPESNLNKKLIKELLKLNYDPLNTIEKSLFETLLKEKAGVEEKLSWLWYLALGLSTTLAAIMIGVLVKKSKK; this is encoded by the coding sequence ATGAATAAAAAAAATATATTTAAGCTTTTAGGTGCTACTCTTTCTTCAACTGTATTTTTAATTACTTCTTCTGGGTTAGTTCCTATCTATATGGGTAAAGATACTACTGATACTAAATATGACAGTTTCTTTTATGAAGATACTGATATTTATTCTCATTCAAGATATAGTCCATATGGTTCATGAGATGGTAGTTCAGATTATAGATTTGAAGGTTATAATGGAACTCAAAATTTTGTCACTGTTGGTGATACAACCATCACAAACAATAGAGATCCTCGTTTTTTAGACACAAATTATATTGATAGATTTAGCAAAGAATCTAATTGAGTTGATCCTAAATCATTGGATGGCAAAAAGAGAAAATGAAAATTAATTTATCATAAACAGCAACCAGCTAGTTTTAGGGACAATAGATATTTAGGTGGTTTCTATTTTTCTGAAGATATGATTTTAGCAGATAATTCAGTCATTAAATTTTCATTTTATCCAGCTGATATTAATGAAATTGATTATGCAAATGTTTCTACAAGAGAAATTCCTGTTTCTTGAACCAATTTACCTACAAATAAGGATTACACTTTTATTAACCCTCTTTATTCTCAAAATCCTTATTTTGAAGATAGATGACAAAATATTGTTAACTGAGTAAATCCTGAAAACACAAGCACTGCTGGAGCGGCTGGTTATAACAATAATAGTGAAATCAGATTAAGGGGATTATGAAGTAATTCAGCTTATCCTTGAACAGCAGAAGAATTAGCAGTTGCCGAAAAAAATGGCTTAACTCGTGACAATCGTTCTGTAATAGCTAATAGATTAATTAACGATCCAGTTACATCACTTGGAAGGGGAAATCCAGGTTTTTATCACAAATCTACTAAAAAAATTAATAACTTTGATAATGGAAAAGTTGCAGCCAGATTAAAACAAGATGGTTTATATGATGAAGAGTTATTAAAAAATGATGGAGATGGTTTTTGAAATTTATTAAACCAAAATGCTGGATATATGTTTACTTTCTTCATTGATGCACCAAATGCTAGAAACAAAGGATGATTAAATAACGTTGTAGTTGTTGAGTTTGAAACAGTTGAAAATCCAAATTTTCAATGAAATGGAAAAAATTCAGTTCCAACCTTTTTAGGTGGTGCTTATACTCTTTTTGATGTTGGATTTAACTCTGGTTTTGAAGGTGAATCTGGATTTATCATAAGAAGTAAAAGAGCTAAATCAACTCAATACAAATTTAGAATTAAAGAAAGAGTTGAATCTTCTGATTCTAACTTCTATTTACCTAAATCATTTAAAAGAAGAGAAGATAATGAAATTGATAATAAATTGTATGAAGTAGGTGTTTATTACACTAATCAAAGTGGTACAGAAATTAAATTATTTGATTTAGATAGAAATCAATACAATAAAATAAACAATGCAAGAGAATACTACAGTGAATACAATTTAAATTCAGTTCTTGATAATATTAATCCAAATTCATTAAAAATTAAAGCAACAATTAAAGATCCTAATTTTAGAAATCAATGACAAATTGCAGAGGCGCAACTTTCTTCTACAAATAAGGATCCTCAAGGTTTCTATGTTTTTAATGATTTAGTATATACACCACTTGTTACTGATAGATTAAAAATTGAGCAAATGTTACAAACAGAATTTCCTAATTTATCAGGATGAGTTAGTGACTTGGTTCAAAAATTTATTAGTAATGAATTTAAATCAAGAGGAGAAAATAAAAGCGAAAGTGATGTTTGATTTAATGATCATGAAAACGCAAGCATCCCAGATGATAAAAAATATGTAAACACTTTCATGAAATTATTAAGAAGAATGATTCCTATGATTCAATTTGCCGCAGAAGTTGATGAAACTTATTATTCTGATACAAATAAGGAATTATCAAGTGATGAAAACAAATTAATTTCTCAGTTAAATTTTGCTTATTCTTCTACTCAAAATTTAAAAGATATGATTGTAAAACTTCATGAATTTTTATCTAACGGAAAAAATGCTTTGAAAAATAATCAACCTCTACCTGAAGGACAAAAAGCTGCTACTGAATGAGGCTTTAAATTGACTGACATTTTAGGTATAGATCATCAAACATATGATCAGGAAGTAGCTAAATTAGATGGATATAAAGTTATTGACAATACAGCAAGTGGAAATATTTATAACATTGCCACTAGTGAATTTAAAAATACTTATTCAGAGTTATATGAAACTTTAAGTGAAGATGAAAAAAATAATCTTTACAAATTATTTAAAGATAAAGCGATTCAAATAATTAATAATCAATTTACTTCAACCGCAAGCAACGGGGGAATAGACAATTTAATTGAAACAGATTCAACTCAAAACTTAAATAAATTAAGAGAATTTCAAGCAACAGTAGCAGATGCGATTCAAAAACGTAAATATTTAAATAATTATATTGACTGAATTAAAAAGAATTTAAAAACAAGTGCTGGTGAATGAAAAGAAACTGCTTCAAAAAACACCTTATCAACTCGCCAAGGTGAAGAGGGGCAAGAAGAATATAATAAATTTATTGATGCATTTGATAACGCTGAATATCAACAAATTTTCTTAAATGATCCAACAAAAGAATTTTTATCAAACTATGATAAATTTAATAAATTCAAAACTAAATTAGAAAGTGGATTAACTACCTTAACTGAAGCTTTAAAAACTTTAGATGGTAACAAAAATCAAGCTAAAAAAGCAGTTAACTCATTTGTTTTTGTTGAGAGTAATGAAACTGAAAGACAGGGATTTGATACTTTTGTAAATGAATTGCCAAGTAACTATGAAGTTAATAATGGTGTTATAACAAATACAAATTGAACTTCTAATAATGAAAAATTAGCTAATCAAATTAATACTCTTTTTGCCAAAGCTAAAAGTAATTTAACTACTAAATTAAATCAATTAACCGATTTAACAGAGCAAGAAAGAAATAAATATATTCAATTAGTTACTGATGCTCAAATTAACCCAATTAGTGAAGAATTTAGCAAATTTGGTAATGACGCTAATTTAAAATTAATTCATGATAAAGCCGTTTTAACTAATCACATTCGTTCATTAACTAATTTAACTGACAAACAAAAACAAGCTTTAATTGATCAAATAAATATTACTGATACCAATGATAGTAATTATTTAAGTCCTGAAAATTATGAAACCTTTAAAACTAATGCAACTAATTTAGATAAGCAAATGAAAGCATTAAAAGAGTATTATGATGGATTACCTAATTCACTTAAACCAAATGAAAATCGCGAAATTACTGATGAACTTTATGTTTATGAAAGAACTAAAAGTGAAAAAGACAATTACAAAAACCTTATTGAGAAAACCAAAACAGTAATTGATGATTCTGCTAAAACTCCAATTACTAATAGTAAAGAAATTGAAACTTTATTAAGTGATCTTGAAAAAGCTAAATCTAAATTAGATGGTTCTAGTTCATATTTACCAAGACAAAATGAATTACAACACATGACAGTTGAATTAAAACAACAATTGTTAAAAGAAATTGATAAGACAATTACCGATGATAGTGAAAAAGAAAAACGATTTACTTTTATTAAAGCCTTAGATCAAGCAATTGGTTTAGAATTAAAGAAAATTAAGGAATGACAAACTAATTATGTTGTTGATACTAATGTTGGTTATAAAAACGCTATCGATTCACTCAAAACTGCCGCTGATAATTTAACTACTGAGTTAATTGCTGGGTTTAATTTAAAATTAGCAGATGGTAATGAAAATAAAGATAAATTTAATCAAGTAGAGCAAGAAGATCCAAACAATTACAGCGGACTTTTTGATAAAGCTTTCGCTAACTTTAAAGCTTTAAAAGCTAAATTAGAAACACTTAAATCTAAACTTGATGAAAGTACTCGTTTATATAACTTAACTATCAATCATACTAATAAGAAACCAGAATTATTTGCTACTAATGTGGCTAAAAATTATACTAACGATAAAACTCCTTTTACTGTTGCAATTATTGGTGATCAACCAGAAGCTGTTATCAAAAACATTGAAATAGTTTCTGCTAATGATGTTGAAGGTAAACTTGAAATTACTTATGAGATAGTTTCAACTAAAACTAAGTTAACCGATGTTAAAACTAAAGTGCAAACTTACGTTTTTAAAGCAGAAACTAATGATAATTATCAAACTGAAAAACAAAGATTAAACACTATTGCTAATAGCATTAATAAAGATCAAAGTAAAATTAATCACAGTTTTACAGTTGCAAACGAATTAGCTAATTCAGAAACTGCTAAAAATAAAGATAATTATTCATATCCAAGTGCAACAAGCGAAAAATTAACTTTTGATATTACAAGTATTAATCCAGAAGCTGATTATGAAAGAAGCACTTTAAACTTCACTTTAACTTCAACTAAATCTAAAGGAGATTTATTCTGAAGAAGTGATAATAATTTAGAAAATATTACTTATACTGCTCCACAGTCTGATGCTAATAGCGTGATGATTACTGGATTTAAAAATGTGGAAAAAGATAGATTAGATGGCTTAAGTGGTTATTTAATTGACAGAATTAAGAAATCTGAAATTTTAGCTTCTAAAGTTAATTTAGATGATTTAAATACTGATAAATGAACTTGAAGTCCTGAAGTGGATGGTGAATACACCTTTGCTGACAAAAGAATCGTTTCTTATGATGATATTACTGGAGAAATTGAATTAGGATTTAAATTAGAATCAACTAAAGACAATCTTCAAGTCATTAAATCAGATGAAAAAATTGTAACTATTTCTGGTTTTAGAACCAAGGCTGAGCAAGATAAAATTGATCGTGAAGCAGAAAAAAAACGTTTAAATAATTTAAATGTTACATTAGATTATAAAAACAAAACTACAACTTTACCTTCAGAAGCGGTTATTGAAAAAGTAACTGCAGCTATCAAAGAAACTGATCCAGAAGCTAGAGTTGTAATTGATAGTATTGATGCAAGACATGAAATTGACGGTTATATTGGAATTAAATACCATTTAGTTTCTGAAAAAAGTGATGAAATTTATAAAAATGTAACTTCAGATAATAAATATGTTCAAATTAAAGGCTTTAAAACTGAACAAATGCGTCTTGATGAAATTATTAAAAACTTAGAAATTGAAGCTGGAATTAAAAATGTCGCAAGCGACCAATATAATAAATGAACTGCATCAAAATCATTAAAAGACTTAATTTTAAATAAATTAGCATCTAATCAAGATGCAAGTTATAACTTAAAAGTAGTGGATAAATCAGCTAATGATAACACAGGAGAAATTAGTTATACTTGACAAATTGTTTCTAATAGAGGTGTGGTTAATTCGCAAAACTTAAACACTGTAACTTCAAGTAGCAAACATAACAAATCAGGTACTTTAAATGGTTTTAAAAATTTAGCTCAAATTGAGAAAGAAAGATTAGATGCTCTTGATTTTACTGACAAAGTTGAAAACGGTGTTCTTTATAATATTGATTATCCAAATAAAGCAAATGAACAAGCTTCAAGTTTAACAGATGCAACTACTAATTGAACTTGAGATACCTTTAATAAAGATAATTACAAGTTTATTAATCAACAAATTATTGGTTACAATGATTTAACTGGTGAAATTCATTTAAGTTTCCAAATTAAATCAACTAAACCAGAGTTTTCTTCTGTAGTTTCTAATACTAAAGAAATTATTCTTAGTGGCTTTGAAACAGAATTACAAAGATTAAATAAATTAGTTGATACTAATCCATATAATATTTCATTAAATAGCACTGTTAATACAAAAAATCAAAAAGCTTCAACTTTAAATAAAGATAGTTTTAGCGCTTCAGTTAAAGAAAATGGTGATAGCACAAGCAATCACATTTCTGATTTACTTTTGACAGATGCTAATGATAATACAGGTCAAGTTGGAGTTAAATACAAATTAATTTCAAATAGACAAGTAAATACTGATCAAAATGATTTGAAAAAATTAGTAAGTAATTGAAAAGAAACCTTTAATGAACAAAAGGTAATTTCTAAAGAATCAAATCCTGTTAATTTTGAAGGATTTTTAACTAATACTAAAGAAGAAGAAATAAGAATCGAAGGTTTATTACCACAAATTGTGCTTGATTTTGAAAATCGAAATAAATACTTGCCACTTTATAACCAAAGTGATGTAATTGCTTCAAAAGTAATTGTTAAATTAAATAACAATGAAACTTTAGAACAAAATCACATGAAAATTAAAGAAAATTCATTAACTATTATTGATACTGAGCGTGATGACCGTGAAGGATATATTAAAGTAACTTATACCTTGCAATCAACTAAAGAAGGTTTAGAAAATGCAGAAATTGTTGTTAATGAAACAAGAAGTGCTAACACTAATAAATTAAGTGGCTTTAAAACCGAATTACAAAGATTAACAGATCTTGCTTTTGATTTTGCTAATAGTATTAGTGATAAAAATCAAAAACAAGCTTCAGATACTACAATTGCTATTAGTAATTTAAGTCAAAATGATGCTAAAACTGCTAATATTACAATTAATAACAAAACCCGTGATGATAGAAATGGCACTTTAAGCGGTACTTATAGCGTTTATTCAACAAGAGAAGGTTTAAATGATATTCATGTTGATGATAAAGCATTCACTATCGATGGATTTTTAACTGAGCAAGCAAGAATTGATGCTTTATTAACAAATGATGCAATCCAAGCGCATGTTGAATATAAATTAGATAATCAAGCTGAAATTTTACCTTCAGAATTATTAGCTAATAAAGAAGATGTGCTAAATAATCTAAGTACATATTTTGAAACAAACTTAGATAATGAAGCAATTAATCAAGCTAATTTAAAAATTATTGACTTAACTGCTAACGATATTGATGGTTCAATTAGCTTTAAATATAAAATTGCTTCAACTAAGGAAAACTTAACTGATATTGAATCAGCAAGCTCTGAAACTATTACTTTAAGTGGATTCTTAAATCAATTAGACAAATACAAAAAAGAAGCTAAAAAAATAGTTGATGCACTTGATAACTTAAGTGAAAACGAAAAGGCTCAATTTAAAGATAATATTGATAAAAGTGCTACTAAAGAAGAAGTTGATAATATCATTGATAAAGCTAAAATCACTGATTTAATCAATCAAATTGATAAAACCTATCCATATTTAAATCCAAAACAAAAAGCTGATTTAAAAGATAGTTTAATTAATGAATCAGATTACAATCAAGTTCTTAAAAACTTTGAAAAATATAGTTCAATTAATGACAAAATGAAGAAATTGAACGATTTAATTAATCACTATGATCAATTAATTGCTGATCAATCTAATGTTAAATATCATAGAGCAGATGATAAAACTGAATTTGATCGAATATTAAATAAAGCCAAAGAATTAAGTCAATCTACAACTGATAATGGACTAGATAATAATCAATTTAATTTAGATAATTTAATTGATAATCACACTAATAAGGATTCTTTAGACGGTGCTTACCAAAGATTAAATGGTAAAGAAGTTGATTTAATTGAAAAAATTAAAGCAAATGATTATTTAACAAATAATGAGAAAACTCAATTAATTGCACAAGTTAATAAAGTTGCTGAAAATAATAAAACTAATAATATTGAGCAAGAACAAAAAGCTTTAGATAAAATTCAAAACCAAATGGATGACATTCAAAAACAAAAACAAGCTTTAATTGATTATGTTAATCAAGATGTAATTAATAATCAAAGTAATTTAATTAATCAAAGTCAAAAAGATCATTTAATTAACCAAATTAAAAATAGTGACTTAAATGAAGCAAAAACTAATAAAGATATTGCTGATCAGTTAAATAATTTACTCAATCAAATTAAAGAATTAACAGATAAATATCCTGATGTGGTTAATAGTTATAAATATCAACGTGCAGATCAAGATAAAAAAGATGCTTATGATAAAGCAATTGATAATGGTAAAAAATTAATTAATAACGAAACCCCAAATGGTTATAATAGTCCAAATACTTCAGTTGCTGAAACCCAAGAAATTTTGGATAAAATTAAACAAACTTTCAAAGCAATTGATGATGAAGCTAAGAAAATTAATGATTTATATGAGAAGTTAAATGCCAAAATTATTGAGTATCAAAAGGATGTTGATAATAAAGAATTGCCAAAAGAAATTCAAGACATTTTAGATGAATTGGTTAACTATGGCGAAGATATTAATGGCATTAATAAATTGATTGAATTAATTGAGCAAGGTAAATTGCTTAAATCATTACACGAACAATGAAATAATTCAGATGTTAAAAATCCTGATACTGAAAAAGCAATTCAAGACTTGAATGCTAAAATTAATTCAATTACTGAATTAATTAATTTAGTTAAATCAAGCAATTTAAATAGCAAATTAGATACAAGCAAAGATTTTGTTTTAAATCACAATCAATATAATCTAAACTTTGCAGAAGCTGAAATAAGTTATTTTGACGCTCTTAAAAATATTGACAAAACTAAATTTATTGAAGCAACTAATAAATTAGAACAATTAAATCAAACTAAGTTTGTTGAATTTGCTAATAGCATCTTAAATACTTCATATTTTGATACTTATAAACCAGAAAGTAATTTAAATAAAAAATTAATTAAAGAATTATTAAAACTTAATTATGATCCATTAAATACAATAGAAAAATCATTATTTGAAACACTATTAAAAGAAAAAGCAGGTGTTGAAGAAAAATTAAGTTGACTTTGATATTTAGCTTTAGGTTTAAGCACAACTCTTGCAGCTATAATGATTGGTGTTTTAGTTAAAAAAAGTAAAAAATAA